The Stigmatella ashevillena genomic sequence CCGACAGCGTCCCTCCGATGCTCAGGTCGATGAAGTCGGTCAGGGTCGGAGGGCTCTTGCCCAGGGGAAGGGTGGCCTGCAGCAGATGGATCCACCGCACCCCTGCGTCCACCCACGCGCTGGTCGGGGTGATTTCATGGATGGTGGAGAGCGCGGACATGTCGATGAGCACGCCGGCCTCGACCTGGGCCTGGCCGCCCGTGCTGTGGCTCTCGCCAATGCCCCGTGTGCCCGCGACCTTCAGCCGGTGCCTTCGCGCGAAGCGGACCACTTTGACAATGTCCTCGACCGAGCCGGGGATGAGCACTGCCCAGGGCGTGCGGTGGACGATGTGACCGAAGTCGTCCGCGGCCTGCTGCCGGGCCGCCGTGTCCAGCAGCAACTGTCCGTCGAACGGAGGGAGGCTCAGCGCGCCGGGCTCGTCACCGGAGGCCCAACTGCGGCTCACCGGGTTGAAGGCGGTGACCGCCGCCATCAACGCGCCTTGGAGGATGGACCGGCGTGGAAGGGCTCCGCTCGACATGGGGGTCTCGCTTTCCGTCTCCCGGGGGACAGACGCACTATTCCACATTAGCTGGTTTTTTACACTAATGACGTCCGGAGAGGTTTCCCCTCTGTCGAGGTGGCTTCGGGTAGATTTCGCGCGCCGCTCGCCGTGGGAGGGGGATAGGTGCCGAACGCTCGCAGTCCAGCCATTCTGGCCATCGATCTGGGAACGTCGGCCGTGAAGCTCGCCGCCGTGACGACGCGGGGCGTCATCCTGGGCGGAGAGGTGGAGCCGCTCCCGCTGTCCTTGCTGCCCGAGGGGGGCGCGGAGCAGGACCCCGAGAGCTGGTGGTCGGCCATCGTGAGGGCCGCGCGGCGGCTGCTGGACCGGGAGGGTGTCTCGGCGGCGGACATCGTGGGGGTCAACTGTAGCTGCCAGTGGTCTGGCACGGTCGCCGTGGACGAGCAGGGGCGGCCCCTGCACCCGGCCATCCTCTGGATGGATTCCCGCGGCGCCCCGCATGTGCGGCGGCTGACCCGGGGGCTCGTCTCCATCGAGGGGTACGGCCTGGGCAAGCTGTACACCTGGCTGAGGCTGACGGGGGGCGTGCCCAGCATGTCCGGGAAGGATCCGGTGGGGCACATCCTGTACCTGCGGCACGAGCACCCGGAGATCTACCGGAACACCTACAAATTCCTCGAGCCGAAGGACTGGCTCAACCTGCGGCTGAGTGGAAAGTTCGCCGCCTCGCACGACTCCATCACCTTGCACTGGGTGACGGACAACCGGGACCTGTCGCGGGTGGGCTACGACGATCGCCTGCTGGCGATGACGGGCCTCCACCGCGAGAAGCTGCCCGATCTGCTCCCGGCCGCGTCCGTCGTGGGGCCGCTGCGGCCCGAGGTGGCTCGCGAGCTGGGGCTGGGCGAGCACGTCCAGGTGGTGACGGGTGCCCCGGACATCATGGCGGCGGCCATCGGCTCGGGCGCGGTCCGCGACTTCGAGTCCCACCTGTGCGTGGGCACGTCCTCGTGGCTGAGCTGCCATGTGCCCTACAAGAGGGCGGACGTCCTGCACCAGTTGGGCACGGTGCCTTCGGCGATCCCCGGCCGCTACATGCTCCTCAACGAGCAGGAGTCCGCTGGCATCTGCCTGTCTCAGCTCAAGGATCTGCTCTTCGATACCCAGGATGCGGCCACCGTGCCCAACTCCCAGGAAATCTATGCCCGCTTCGAGCAAGCGGCCGCGCGCGTTCCTGCGGGGAGTGACCAGGTCATCTTCCTGCCGTGGCTCAACGGCGAGCGCTCACCCGTGGAGGATCCGCGGATGCGGGGGGGCTTCCTCAACCAGTCGCTTCAGACGACGCGCGGGCACTTGGTGCGGGCGGTGATGGAGGGCGTGGCCTACAACAGCCGGTGGTTGCTCTCTTATGTAGAGCCCTTCCTGGGACGGAAGCTGGAGGGCATCCGGCTGATTGGCGGCGGGGCCCGCTCACGGGTGTGGTGTCAGATCCTCGCCGACGTGCTGGACCGGCCCATCCACCAGGTGGACGAGCCCGTGCTGGCCAACGCCCGGGGCGCGGCGTTCCAGGCGGCGCTGGCGCTCAAGCACCTCACGTTGGAGGAGATGCCGGGGCTCGTTCCCATCACCCACATCTACGAGCCCAACGCCACCCACCGCAGGCTCTACGACGAGCTGTTTCACGAGTTCTTGAATCTCTACAAGGCCAACAAGGCCATCTTCGCGCGCCTCAATCGCTCCCGGAGCGCTTGAGTCCAGGCACGCGAGGAACCCCTCTTACGGAAGGACGCCATGGATCTCCCCAATCTCGACCTGCTGTCCCATGTGCCGCAACGCTGGCTCGAAGTGGCCGAGAAGTACCTCAAGGCCATTCCCCAAGTGCGGTCCCGGCTCGACAAGGAGACGGGCACGGTCCTGGCCCACCTCGAAAAGCGCCTGAAGCCCTACAAGGGCACGCTGCCTTCTTTCGATCGGCTCCCGGCCCAAGGGCGGCCGCGCGACGAGGTGCTGCGCGAACTGGAGGGGCTGGAGCGCCGCGAGGAGACGCGGTGGAAGGAGGGGCACGTCTCGGGCGCCGTGTACCACGGGGCGGAGGACCACATCGCGTTCGTCAACGAGGTGTACGCGCTCCACTCGCAGAGCAACCCCTTGCACGCCGAGCTGTGGCCCAGCGCCACCAAGTTCGAGGCCGAGGTGGTGGCCATGACGGCGAACATGCTGGGGGCCGCCGAGGCCAACACGGGCCTGCCCCCGGAGCAGCACATCTGCGGCTCGCTCTCCTCGGGGGGCACGGAGAGCATCATGCTGGCCATCAAGACGTACCGGGACTGGGCGCAGGAGACCCGGGGCATCACCCGGCCCGAGATGGTGCTGCCCATCAGCGCGCACCCGGCGTTCGACAAGGCCGCGCACTACTTTGGCGTCAAGAGCGTGCGCGTGCCGGTGGGGACGGACTACCGCGCGGACGTGGCCGGCATGCGCCGGGCCCTCACGCGCAACACCATCCTGCTCGTGGGCTCGGCGCCGTCCTTTCCCCACGGCGTCATCGATCCCATCGCGGAGCTGTCGGAGCTGGCGCGGAAGCGGGGGCTGGGCTTCCACACGGATGCGTGCCTGGGCGGCTTCGTGCTGCCATGGGCAAAGCGGCTGGGCTACCCGGTGCCGCCGTTCGACTTTCAGCTCCCCGGCGTGACGACGATGTCCGCGGACACGCACAAGTTCGGCTACGCGGCCAAGGGCACGTCGGTGGTGCTGTACCGGGGCCAGGCGCTGCGCTCGCACCAGTACTTCACGGCCACCGAGTGGCCCGGCGGCATCTACTTCTCGCCCACGTTCTCGGGGAGTCGGCCCGGGGGGCTCATCGCGGCGGCTTGGGCGACGCTGGTGACGATGGGCGAGGCGGGCTACCTGGAGGCCACGGGACGCGTTCTGGAGACAGCGAAGGCGCTCAAGGAGGGCATCTCCGCGATTCCCGAACTGCACGTGCTGGGAGATCCCCTGTTCGTCATCGCCTTCGGCTCGAAC encodes the following:
- a CDS encoding xylulokinase; its protein translation is MPNARSPAILAIDLGTSAVKLAAVTTRGVILGGEVEPLPLSLLPEGGAEQDPESWWSAIVRAARRLLDREGVSAADIVGVNCSCQWSGTVAVDEQGRPLHPAILWMDSRGAPHVRRLTRGLVSIEGYGLGKLYTWLRLTGGVPSMSGKDPVGHILYLRHEHPEIYRNTYKFLEPKDWLNLRLSGKFAASHDSITLHWVTDNRDLSRVGYDDRLLAMTGLHREKLPDLLPAASVVGPLRPEVARELGLGEHVQVVTGAPDIMAAAIGSGAVRDFESHLCVGTSSWLSCHVPYKRADVLHQLGTVPSAIPGRYMLLNEQESAGICLSQLKDLLFDTQDAATVPNSQEIYARFEQAAARVPAGSDQVIFLPWLNGERSPVEDPRMRGGFLNQSLQTTRGHLVRAVMEGVAYNSRWLLSYVEPFLGRKLEGIRLIGGGARSRVWCQILADVLDRPIHQVDEPVLANARGAAFQAALALKHLTLEEMPGLVPITHIYEPNATHRRLYDELFHEFLNLYKANKAIFARLNRSRSA
- a CDS encoding pyridoxal phosphate-dependent decarboxylase family protein, with protein sequence MDLPNLDLLSHVPQRWLEVAEKYLKAIPQVRSRLDKETGTVLAHLEKRLKPYKGTLPSFDRLPAQGRPRDEVLRELEGLERREETRWKEGHVSGAVYHGAEDHIAFVNEVYALHSQSNPLHAELWPSATKFEAEVVAMTANMLGAAEANTGLPPEQHICGSLSSGGTESIMLAIKTYRDWAQETRGITRPEMVLPISAHPAFDKAAHYFGVKSVRVPVGTDYRADVAGMRRALTRNTILLVGSAPSFPHGVIDPIAELSELARKRGLGFHTDACLGGFVLPWAKRLGYPVPPFDFQLPGVTTMSADTHKFGYAAKGTSVVLYRGQALRSHQYFTATEWPGGIYFSPTFSGSRPGGLIAAAWATLVTMGEAGYLEATGRVLETAKALKEGISAIPELHVLGDPLFVIAFGSNTLDIYKVMERMGTRGWDLNGLHKPAAVHLCVTLRHTQPGVAERFLEDLRAAVAHVRENPGEKGTMAPVYGMAGTVPFRGLLSDLLKKYMDLLYKV